The nucleotide sequence TTTAGAAATGTGGAGGCGGAGTTTTTAAAATTTCAAACAGATTTTGGATCAATCCTGACCCAGATCAGATAATGATCGCTTGTAAATGGAGTTAGTTTTAACTCCTTTCACCTCCCCTCTTCCTATTATTAGGGCATCTGGAATCTGGTTGGTTGTTAGTTTTATTAATAGAAGATGggaaatattaatatgaaaaaaagagaCTCCGagtgtgtttattatttatcatatttcacTTCTACTGGACCTCAAGGTTTTAGGCTTAAGTTTCTGCTGAACCACTCCGCAAGTCCGATTACGGTTTAACGTGTTACTTACATTCCTTATAGAGGCCAGAGCATCTTGTTTTTTctgttatatttatagttatgtattaatatttttcataaattttcgGTAGGTTGGAAAAGATCAGTACATAAACTCAATCCAGATACTTTGGAGGCTTCCACCAAGCATGTCATGAGCTAGTTCTTCTGGATTCTGCTTCTTGTCAGATAATGTTTCTTCCTGCATTCAAGCACATATAAGCATGTTCAGGATGATTGGGGCCTACACACACCTCTCAGTCTTATAACGGTGTAGATATTCTTCCTGGTTTGGTCCATGATGGTGAAGCCTGATGGGGTCTGTGGTCACCATGTAACACTGATTGTCATGAACATGCTGAAACACTTCCTGTTTGTGATTGTAGGCATACAGGAAAGCCTACCTGTGCACTCAGAACTCCAAGAGACTCGACTGAGTGAGACTAGAGGACAGTTGGTGacattttttcacatattttatacaagaaaagaaaactgaatgGACTGCATACATTTGGAAATTGAAATAAATGTGCTTCAAAAGAGTATTAAATCCTGGTTTAAACTAAAGTGTACGCAATCTCTTTTGTAATCGTGTAATGTAGGTTTCTTTTTGCTGGTAGAACTAGAAGTTATGACTTAGGTTCTAGATCACGGCCTCAGTAAACCTCTAATCATGActgaaaataagacaaaacaagaaCTTAAAGCAGGTTGCAAgtaaaattcaagatattttttCTTGGATGAACTAGGATATATAAGAAGAACCCTAATTAAAAgttggatttttattattttatttgtttaacatgGAAAGGTCatgcaaattaataaaactgatcCACAGGCCTTTCTGTACTGtttataaatgtacttttttttcaaGCTCTGAAATCTTTTAAAAATTAGAAATTGTaagtcaaatatttttataagcACCCGATCCTTATCCATTAaatcacaaaaaactaaaaagtcaCGGGGGCTTTGAATATTGTACTGGAGCCATAAAAGGTTGAGAATCACTTTACTAAAGTAAAGTGCAGAAAAAACATCCTGAGACTTTAGCATGTGCTTCATAAATTGTTCATGCATAAATGGGTAAGTTCTATGTGCACACATAAAACATCTACATGTCCGTGGCAAACTACATGCCTGGCAAGTTACTAAGTATCACTATTAAGCATAAATGATTGTCACGGTTGTTACAAAGAAGCATCAGCTACTCGTGTGGGATTACAAGGGCCGTGTTCAACTTTGGCTTTGGATCATTTGCCTAGACCTTGTTTTTGATTATCAAAACGGGTTTGGAGGTTATGTTTGAATTGAAGTTAATCATTTGTAAAGCAGTTAATCATTTGTTTAcaacaggggtctccaaactcagtcctggagtttaggctcaaccctaatcaaacacacctgaaccagttaATCAAGGCCATActcttttaaatcatttaaatatagcaGTCTAATCATTTACACCAGACCTTCCAGCTCTTCCTCATGGGACAATGGGGGCATCAGTCACATTTTTCCATTAAAGCGTGATGGGATTTGGGTGCAGGGCTGGCTGGGGTGGAAAGGGGATGGGGGAAGTAATCAGGCTTGAAGAACAgctcatcatttatttataaagtgtaACATTCCAGCCCCTCTCCTCCCACAAACCCAGTACGTTCAGCTTTACCGCGGCCTCACACCAGCACAGTCAACATTTTGTGACCAATTAGAAATCAGACTGGATTCTAGCCTCTGTTTCCCCCCAGCTTGCTGTGGGTGGACACGCCATATGCTCCGAGAGCTCCACAATGGGTTTGTTTTTCTGAGCTCTGCCGTCCCATGATGCTAATCACGCTGGCTGCTCATGCTGGCTCATTGCAGCCCGTGGGAGGACTGTAGCCTGCCGGAAGGATCGACTGCAAAACACAACAGAGGCTGCTCGGCTCTACTCCTCTATACATGTGATCACGTCGGGATGTGTTTGAGGCCTGAAGTGAAAAGGGATATTAAAAGCACACCAAACATGGGGATTTCTCATCATTTTTTCATGTAGGAAATTGGTGTGTGGGAATTTGAGGGCGTGGACATGTTTGTACAAAGGCTTTGGGGTCTTCTCTGCTGCTGTTCCCTTTGAGGACATAACAAACAGACCAGCTGTAGTCTAAAGCCTCTCTTTTTTGCAAGTCACATTTGCTTGATCTTGCCATCAGTTATTAAATGGGAATGTGCTCTGGGAATGTGACCAAAATTGCTAAGTTTATCGGTTgtccttttttattaattatttatcgatgcaactttattataaataaatgtgtttctaGAAGTGGCTGCTTACAATAAAACAGCAGACTCCAAATGGCCAGTATTTGCAGCTTCCACAATTAGTTTCTCCTAGATTTTATGACTTTATGTTGTTGGATACTATCCGTTTTGAAAGGTGCAAGATTGGTGCATAAAGAGTCACTCAGGTAAGTCAAGAAACAAAAACATCCCACAAGGAGGCTCAGGGATAGACCAATACATCAGCAATAACACATTCACACCGGGACAGGATTAGATGAGTTTACTGAAAAACATTAGGTCATTTGCTCTGGAATTTGTAGAGGTTTTGTGAGAAAAACAGACTTGGCAGATTCGGATAGGATTAGAATTGCATATTACATCAAAGTACAAATTTCTCTAACGTCCTCTGGGAAAAGCAACCATGTCCATTGCAATTTAACGTGTTTGTTGCGCTGCATATACACACCAAACATTCGTTTTTCGTGTGAACAAGCCTTGAGAGTACTGAGAGGAGAAAAACATAAATGATGCATAgcactttctcaaaaagaaaacCAATCCCTTAGCGGGGATCTGCCTGAACGGAGCAGGCCGAAGCTGCTGACCTCTGAGTGCTGCCAAACTGATTGTGCTTTTTTGTTTAGATgtgttttctatataaaaaagggTGAGTAGATGGTTCTTTGCTGCTGTACTGGATGCATCAGGGAGGATGAGAGTTTACGCTACATATTTAATGCAGTCACATGCGTACTTCAAATGCAGTTATTGCTTGGATCACAAGACGTTGTGGACCCCATTCACACCTGTATGTAGTGCTGACCACTTCAGCAGTAAATCTGAGACAGATGTTAATACCAGATGTATGCAGGGCCTTTTTACACCAATACAGTCCTAAGGAAAGACAAAGAGGGGGAAGGGATAAAGTTTtcaagagatttaaaaaaaaaggaaactgaaAGATGAGACGAAAGAGGGAAGGCAGCAAGTCTGTCAGTGCCTCACATGCTCAATAATCTATTTACCATGCAGAATTAAGATTTCTGCTATCCAGCACATTGCAGCTCCAATCCCTAAAGCCAGGACGGATAATCCAAAATCCCTCTTAGGTCCTGTGAGGCCAGCCCTGGAGCAACAGAGTCAGGAAAGATGCAGAACCCTGAGATCTCCTGCACTTCCATTTCAGTGTATTTGGCGGCATATACAATGTGTGAACTAGATTCAGTTTTAGTTATCTACTGCATTCTGAAGCCTGGAACTGAATCAAGTTTGCACATTTTATCGTTCACGCATGCTGAAAATGATAAATGGATACCAGTCACTGTGAAAAACAGCACAGCAGAGTTTGGGGGGAAATTAATGTTTTCAGTTTCATGGTGCTATTGTTTCTGTGGAAACGTTTTGAATAATGAATCTTCacactgctttttttttcaatacaccTAGGGTTCAAAGTGACCAGAGGCTGTTAAACCTCACGAAGGATCAAAAATGCCTAAAAAAGAACCATACAACGAATTCAGACAATAGATTGAAGTGTTCTGTAGTATGATACAGTAGCTTGGGTTGAGGAACAGATCAAATCTGAAGTCATTATTCTCTGATAATCTTTCCCTTTGTAGCATCTCTCAAAATCttataaaaaagtcacatataaaaatttatatttgaatctattttaaaatgtattttattcctgtgatggcaaagctgaattttcagctgccatgcattgctccagtcttcagtgtcacatgatccttcaggaaatgacatgagggtgactgaatgacagaatcttcattttatGTCACTTTAGGCTCACACTGTTCCTTTAAGTTACTGACTATTCCTATCTGTGTGTTCTGTTAATACCAAGGATTTTAAAATCCTGGTTAAATATAACACTGAACTAGGCGTATATAGCAGCGAGGCTTACAGGAAACACTGCGTCTGTTTGGAGGCTCCAGTGTTAATAAATTTGAGATACTCGGGTAACAAAGAGGGCAGCCAGAGCAGCAGATTTCCCCCTTGTCTCCAGTTACTTATTACAGCAATATGAAACCAGAGGATCTCTGTAGCATGTGCTGGCTGACTAGCCCTGCACTGTGTGGATGTCTTTGATTAGGCTTTGGAATTAGAAGTGTGATGTGTCATAGCGAGGAGATGGATAAATGCACAGGGCTTTGGGACTGCTAATGCAAGCAGCAGCTGCACAACAGCTGACAGGCTCCCAGCGGGGCAACAGCAGTAAAACACACCTTCACCGAGGcccgcgcgcacacacacacacacacagacggttGCCATGGTAACACACAACTGTCAAGTGCATCAGCCACACCCCAGTGAACAGGCAAATACACACCAATGAGGTGATCTACTGATGAGTTGACACTCACAACACACACTATATCCCTGTTAAACTTGCCCTCGAGCTCCATATGGAAAAATGATGACACAGGGGAAGTATTAAGTCTCAAACAGAAACATTAATGTGATCATGTTGTGTAAATGAAGGATGTCATCATCTCATTAGACATGTTTACACTGAGGATTGTGGCACAACtctctcttccagctttcctttCTGTTAAGGCTACCTTTGCAGTGTTCATTCTGAAATACCAACTTTTACTGCAAACCTTATAGACCAGCTTTCATAAGGTATCAAAACCTAAAAAAAGGTCCAATTTCACCATGTGGTGGGTTTTCCTAGATCGCATCACATTTATACATGAACCTGGTTATGAATCATTAAGACAGCAGGATTTCTTGAACTGACAACCCAAGGCTGAAATGGAAATGGGAATGTCATCAAAGGCAAACGATAGTaactgcaaaagaaaataaataaataaaatgtcattagaTGCTTTCCATAAGATTCATTATTCCTGAATATTCAGCACTAACAGAAAATGATGATACTTCTCACCTGAATACTAGACATCTCGattcagcatgaaatgaaaagtGTTTCCTTCCCGTTTGTGATGTATATCGGAGTAAAATGGCttcttaaaaggaaaaaaatggtgacttaatttttaaaatattataatttatattaaaaaacctgCAATATTCCATAAATATTGTCATTTTAGATTTCATGATGACTAAAAACGTTTGCTCCAAAAATTTATTTCTGTTCATTATTGTCATTCTATACTGTAaccctttctttcttcagtgtaacataaaacattattattatttttttttttaatcggtcTCTTTTATTTATATACCAATTTATACAATACGGATACCTACAAACAGTACAAACTCACATTAACAAACAAGAAAACATcagtataaatgtaaaatgtatcaattatgaaacaaattcaatTAAGCAGCTCTTCAGAATGCAATAATGTCACTATTCAGCTCAATGCAAttaaatgttgattcagttcagttcaataactgtcaGTGTTCATCAGTTATTTTGAGCTATAAGCAGCTCTAAAGAAGGCAATAATACTGTAATTCAGTTATCTGATTCAGTGCTGATTCAGCTCAGTTCCAATATAGCAAAGTTAGTGTCATTATCTAGCTCAATTCAGTTGCATTAGCGTCAGTGCAGTTACATAGGtcatattattatgtattaattcACTGAAAGTTAATAGGGTCCGGTGAGTTTTAAACAGGTTTGTGATTCAATATTAACTTAAATCTTTTGTTGTAACCTATAGTCGAATCAGAAGTCTGTGGGTTGACCTCACCTGCAGCTGACACACCTCATCACCATATCTTTCACAGCCCAGGTGGCCTGTGTGTGGAGAATTCCCGTTCGGTGTCATTCAGGGGACAAACTCAAAAACAGCCAATGTCTGATGATCACAGACTTGCGAATGAAGGTGCTGACAGTACCGGTGCAGTACCGGTGCCCTGTGTTTCTTTGTTTTAAGAGCAGTGTTTGCTGAGTGCTTGGACTGAAGACTGGGCCAAGCAAGGAGTTGAGTGAATGTATACTCTGAGGAATGAGTTCTTTAGTGAGTCCACATCATCTCTGAATGCTTTGTCTGTCACTCAGGCATTGGATTTCCAAGTAAGCTTATGCATTTCAGTTACCAAGAATAAGAGATCAATATCTAGGAGTTATTCCAGAGAAATGTGGGCAGTGCCTTTATGCATTTATGTAACAAAAGGTCTCCACACATTTAACAGTTCTGACATGACCTGGagcagttgccatggcaacatagGGTTTGGTGGAGGTGTGACATTAGCCCTGTCCTCTGATGAGGAGAACCTCAGTGAACACAAGGTCAGAGTGATATCACCAGCCCAAATCTAACTCTCTCTCAACACACAGATAGATAAATACTAATTTGTATAGCCTGCCCAAACttcattatatgaataatcactTCAAGCTCTTTATAACTGAGGAAACCGCTCTATTTTCTGCCGTGCCGAGAGCGCCACCTGATGGCAGAGAATGAACTTGTATTTTTCAATAATGTACATTACGTCGCACACAGTGGACTTTGCTCAAATCTGGTAAATGCAATGTCTCTTTCCATTGAGATTTTAAAATCATCTTTTATTGACTAAATTTGCATTGATTTAAGGTGGATTTATTAAAGTGTGCTGTAACATGATGGGGCCTGAACTGTAGTTCATTATTATAgttcaattattattaaatgagaaTGTACAGCCTCACACATGTACAGCCTTTTTGGACTCCAGGGCTCGACATTAACGTCAGACAATTAAGCATGCTGAGataaagataaacaaaaaaaaacaaattttttttaaaatatatttaaaatacatttagacagGCAACATCACACAACGTTTTCACCATTTCGACTGTTCAGTAAGCAAGTACAATAATCGTTGATAGTCGAGTGATTCCGTGTTctgaacaaatcggttgaatcAAAGTTTCATTAGACCATGCATAAAAATCTGATGAATCATAGGTTTGAACAAATTGCTTGAATGAACaactcagtgactcactcattaagcaCTCACTTTAATTTACGTTAAAAGTATAATTTCCACCATCATTTGTTTGTAtattccaaaaatatttaaaactatctCATAACATTATTCAatgcaattgtatttttttttcagtgtaaattgtttaattatataatgtagagataacaataatcacaacattataattgaatttatagattaaatgtaagaatttgaaatGAAAGATAAAGTATTAATGAGGTTAGGGGGAAATTACCTCTATAAAGGTAAAAATGCCCttggattaaatatatatatatatatatatatatatatatatatatatatatatatatatatatatatatatatatatatatacatacatatatatatatatatatatacatacatatatatatacatatatatataaacatgcagATTTATGTCACGGCTGATAGAAAACATAAGATTATCGCTttagaaataaatcatattttattttttatttgatgattttatttatttgaatagatttatttttgttatatatatatatatatatatatatatatatatatatatatatatatatatatatatatatatatatatatatatatattagtggtgtcaaacgattaatcacatccaaaataaaagtttttgtttatgtaatataggtgtgtgtactgtgtatatttattatgtatgctgtatataaacacaaatgcatgtatatatttaagaaaaatatatttatatatacataataaatatacacagtacaaacACATATATTACGTAagcaaaaccttttattttggatacaATTTTAACCCTGACATACCTGAAAGTAATCAATTTAGTCAATGCGCATATTAATCTTGAAATTACTCATTTGACTTTCTCCATTAAATTTACACTTCATAGACATACAAAATTATCAGTTCATCATAACATCCAGCAAACTCCCTTGCACATTCCTAAAAACTACTGATTAAATAATAAAGGAAAGAGACACAACTCTTAAAATGAGTTTAAGAGAGCTGTTTTAATCTTGTGACGCACAATCACAGAGgaaaaatccaaaatattaaGCGGTCTAAACAGCATCTATTTTGATTTCCTGTTTGTGACAAGAGCATCTGCACTGTTCATCTGGTGCTTTAGTCTTCTGACTTTTACAGAAGGCATCATGTGAATATAATGCTCTCAATCTCATGTCCTCAAGAAAGAACCTCTTCACTGCCACAGCCAGATGCTAAAGGTTGCTAAACATGTTACAAGCACTCATCCCACAGTAAAGTATCTAAGGACTTGGGGCTTTTTATAACACATTTGTTCAAGCCAGTCAAATAACACAGGCTATGcaagaaatgttttttatgcAATGGTCTAAAAAGGTTTAGCATAGTATAAAACCTTTCAAAAGGAAGAAGTCATAGATATCCAAGATATTGAAAAAGATTCCAAAATCACAcagactaaataataataataataataatgcaaaaaacactTATTAAACTGGTTGATTGTACATTATAAATCAGATTAATTCAGAATATAATGCtattgcacattttttatgaagtaaatGCAAGTCAGACTGAGCTGATGGCTGAGGAATTGAGGCAGTGGCTGAGGTggttcacatatatatatatatatatatgaatttaaaaaaaaaaaaaaagcctatctGAACCTTCTCATATTCCTTTAACCTGCAGGTAGGGAATCTACAAGTCCACAAAGTTTGCTTTTCACATTCCCTGAACGGATGTAGACAAATACACTCGATTCACTGCTTCTTCTTTGCAGTAATGTTCTTGCAGACCCAGCTCATGCCATCCTGAAAGAGGCGGTCACTTTATGTGAAAAACAGTTTCtgatgggaaggtctaaacaaaTGCAATGGAAAATAAAAGGCGGCTAATGACCCACCTGTACCCCCTCTCCTGTCAGAGCAGAGCAGGACTGAATTTGCCATATGCGGTCCCGAATGGTGTGCAGGTTCAGTCCCTCTGCGATCTCAGAGGCTGGAGCAGCAGTCAGCAGGTCTTGCTTATTGGCAAAGATCATAACGGGTACGCCACTGAGTTTCTCCTCATCCAGCAGCTCAGCCAACTCCTGCACACCACATGAACAATTCAAAATAGCTCATTCAAATGCGTTCAAGATCAAGTATATGCTTATACATATCTTTGGGGGATTTTAGAGTTTCACTTCAAATCAGTGTGAAATATCAATGCTGCAGTGAACCGTATTAACCATAGTCTGAGAAATATCCTGCAGAGGCCTTGGATGGTTATTCTCTCTCTCATCTACACACGCAAACAAGACAAGCTGTAATAAAACAGATTTGCAATTTATACCTGCCCCGTTTCCTCAAACCGCTTCCTGTCTGCACTGTCTATGACATAAATCTGAAAAGCAAAAACATAACCTCAGGAATCATAAGCATTTATGGGAAATATCTCTTACACAAGAAATATTAATGCTCTACTGTTCAAACGCTTGGGGTCAgtagctttttttaattaatatgtgcattaatctgatcaaacgtgacagtaaaaaatataggtcacaaaaaaaatcttcaaataaatgctgttctgaaAAATTAAAGTTTGCATAAAACTTGTAAGCAGCATGacttttcaacattgctaataatgagaaatgattcttgagcatcaaatcagctgctgaaaattcagctttaccatcaaagcaataaatagaattttaaatatatacattaaaatagaaaacaattatttaaaactgtaataatatgatttttaaatttttttttactatttctgatctaataaatgcagcctgggcaAAACTAggagacttcattaaaaaaatcaactccaaacttttgagcagtagtgtatatgaaaataaatgaactttaaaCTGAAGCTTTGTTCAATGGTCTGTCTAAGCTTAACTCATAAACACACATCTCTTAACAAACACTCACAAGCACGTCAGTATTTTCAAAGTAGTTTCTCCAGTAAGGCCTTATCTTCCTCTGGCCTCCAATGTCCCAGACATTCAGTTTGAAGCCCTGAGACTGCACGCTCTTAATGTTAAAGCCCTGGCAAGAACAGaagaatgttaaatgtaaattaaaggtTGTTTGCTGTACTAAAGcaagagaaaaataaaagcagaaacacTTGAGAGATTCCTCTATTAAACAATGATAATAAACTTCTCAAAATTTTACCAGGAACTTTGTAATTTCTGCAAAAGGGAGATCATTTCTAGTAATGTTGGGTACTTTCTGTGTGTTACCTGTGTTGGGGTGATGTGACTAATATCCTCAGAGGCGAGCTGTTTGAGAAGTGTTGTCTTTCCACCATTGTCTAATCCGAGAAGCAGAATGCGTACCTCCTGGTCTGGGGCACTCTTTAGTTTTCTTAGGATTGACAACAAGCCCTGGAATAAACATAACATGGTCAATAACCAGATTTGAAACAAGACAGTAATGATACAATGACACTATGGGGGGTGGACAAACAAGATAATAATGTAATTCATGTAATTggtgtgtaaaaataaattattaaaaattaaataaataaaataaaaaagcaatgaaATTGAAAAGTGATTGAATGATGTCAACAATTAGTGAACCATCGCTGTTGATCAATACTTATAGCAAGCACGTATATCAAAAATGTACGTTTAGACGTCAGCTGAAAAAGAGGCAGGAGCTCTGGATTTCGGAGTAAATTTCTTGACTAAGCAAAATCATTCCTGCTTAATTATTCGGGAAAGTAAGTAACTTAGCAGGACAGCAAATAACTAGCCTAATGTTAGTTAAGCCTGAGCGCCTCTGAGCCATCAGGTTTCACTCCTACATTAAACCCGCCACTGCATCTACTAATCAAGACTACACGCCCCCAGTTCCAGTAAGTTTCTTCAACCCCAGTTCACTACAAAATACACAAAGACATGACAAGAGTCAGAAAACTTCTCACCATCTTCCTCCCGGTGTTTTCCGAGACGCTGACGAGGGTTACTAGGGGACGCTCAGTGACGTCACCGCCCGCTGGCGTCGTTTTAAAGCAAAAgcgatctttatttatttttcataacatttcTCTGGTCAGGTTTCAAAGTAAATGTTCGTTAAAGATAGGTATGAGATCATTATAGCTGCTGAACATTTCCACCGTTATTGCACAAAGAAAAACACACTAAACACATTTTGTCACTCTATACGGGTACTGTCACAATATAACCAACCAGTAACAGTCtataagcttttaaaaataacagaattatgAATCACAAAACTATTCAGAAAACAACATATGTATAAGATAGAGTACAAAAAacgataaatgaataaatgtttaatttgataaCATCTAGCTTGATTGTATAGTACACTCTTGCCTTAATGTATACCTTTGCGGGTTTAATTGTGTTCACACTGTCCTTCTGATTATCAATTAGTCAAATTATTGATAATATTAGTACtgtataatataatgataattcTCCCTCTCTCTACATAAATGGTTTTTCATACAGTTGATGTCATTTTAGCAAAGACAGCAATTGTTATTGCACTGATCATTAGTGCTACAAAATCAAAACAGTTACAAAgtgagatgtttaaaaaaaaaaaaaaaaaaaaaaagcaacaactgCACTGGTTATACTAAAACTTTATTTACGGAATCAGTgaataaatctgtaaaaatacaaaaacggCAACCATGGCAAGTCCTTCGACTGATCTCGACATAACATGCACCATGCAAAACTTTCAGTCCTTCAAAAAGGGACTAAGATTTAAAAACCCTGAttgccccacccccccaaaaaaaatgtttaaataaaatttaaaacagcaaaacaacATGTAAGAGAAATATCTGTAGAGAACAATGCTGGTGCTTCCCATAAGGGCAGAAGATTGACAGGCTATCATCTTCCAGTATGTTACAGGGATGGCACATCTGAAATCAACCTGAACAGAGCGTGAATCTGAAGTCTTGTGTTGGCAGTTTACAGTATTAactaataaaacactttaatCATGAAGTAAATGTTCCTAGTGATGGTTGTATGGAGGATTTAAACCTTTCTATTTAACAGCTGCCACCACAATCTGAAAATACATAATTCCATTACATTCTACACCACCCGCCGTCACATTAAATCAAATAttgtataaaacatataaatgtcTGGTGTAAACATCTCAAATTAAGCTTTCTGCTTTTTCTTTGCTGGTTTGATTGAGGGCATTTCCTCCTCAccgacatcatcatcatcttcatctgataTTTCAGACTCTTCATTCTCTGTGGCTGAAGGACACATTATTCAATTTCAAAACAAAAAGctttaaatgcaattttgtgAAACAGAGCTCGAGTGTGCTCGTGACACAGTGTTTTATTCCTCACCAACTAAATGTAACCCACTGATGGTCACTGGTCCGGATCCAGATTTCAGACGTAGTGTTACCGGAGCCATCAACTCAAACTCCCCGAGGCTTACCTGAGTAAAAACAGATAACACTGCTGGAACACGTATAATCTACAACAgtgcaattaaaaaaagtaactcGGAAAAAACATAGCATTACCATAGGCAGGCAGGAAATGTTGAGATTAGCTACAGGGACCGATATTTTCTTTCCTTGGTGATTCATAGCAGTTACTTCCACCACGTTATTCTCCTCTTTGGCACAGTCACCTAGACAAATCTAATGGGTTGAGAGAAAAGTAAAGGAGTTATGCATTAAAAAGCACAGGTCATCAAGCACTTAAATTCAAATCATGATGAAATGGAAGCtgcaacagatcttttcttccatattgtggcatacattgaaaaaaaaagaaaaaaaaaagaaggacaaGGACTTGGTTCACTGGATTTTGATATGTGTGCACTGCACTCCAAAGTGGAGGCAGGTTCTGCAAA is from Carassius auratus strain Wakin chromosome 13, ASM336829v1, whole genome shotgun sequence and encodes:
- the LOC113112824 gene encoding nucleoplasmin-like protein NO29, with the translated sequence MSFVDDEVSDCGMDSRSRLESYVFSCELSSEVPFYTFQADEDEDEDVEHFLELKTICLGDCAKEENNVVEVTAMNHQGKKISVPVANLNISCLPMVSLGEFELMAPVTLRLKSGSGPVTISGLHLVATENEESEISDEDDDDVGEEEMPSIKPAKKKQKA
- the LOC113112820 gene encoding ADP-ribosylation factor-like protein 3 isoform X1, which translates into the protein MLCLFQGLLSILRKLKSAPDQEVRILLLGLDNGGKTTLLKQLASEDISHITPTQGFNIKSVQSQGFKLNVWDIGGQRKIRPYWRNYFENTDVLIYVIDSADRKRFEETGQELAELLDEEKLSGVPVMIFANKQDLLTAAPASEIAEGLNLHTIRDRIWQIQSCSALTGEGVQDGMSWVCKNITAKKKQ
- the LOC113112820 gene encoding ADP-ribosylation factor-like protein 3 isoform X2; this encodes MGLLSILRKLKSAPDQEVRILLLGLDNGGKTTLLKQLASEDISHITPTQGFNIKSVQSQGFKLNVWDIGGQRKIRPYWRNYFENTDVLIYVIDSADRKRFEETGQELAELLDEEKLSGVPVMIFANKQDLLTAAPASEIAEGLNLHTIRDRIWQIQSCSALTGEGVQDGMSWVCKNITAKKKQ